Proteins co-encoded in one Spirosoma endbachense genomic window:
- a CDS encoding DUF4249 domain-containing protein — translation MNYFRLLIYGLGVLLAVLSCVTEFQPGTVSIPPSLIIEGQITDQAGPYTVRLTRTADYSYKSLNLLETGATVTIEDNQGNRETLTEQAPGGVYQTRVGGIQGVVGRSYKVTVVTQAGKRYESDAEVLRAAPPIQKLYYEYSVEGESVVNAKNQGWNVYLDTKDPETTGDYYKWDWQHYEPIDICFKQETREGTLVGLDCCTPCWDIVRCYSCISVNSDVNINGQAISRQFIMRAPFKSTSRYYLEVQQQAISKGAYTFWKSVRQLTTNTGGLFDAAPAIVQGNVRCVSDPATMAFGYFGAAGVSEQFIYIDRSTGQGVPDLDPPVSVPQPSACVICENNLYRTRNKPRWWAY, via the coding sequence ATGAATTATTTCAGACTGCTCATATATGGACTTGGGGTTTTGCTGGCCGTTCTCTCCTGCGTGACAGAATTTCAGCCTGGCACAGTCAGTATTCCTCCTTCGCTAATTATTGAAGGGCAGATTACGGACCAGGCGGGACCTTATACGGTCAGATTGACCCGTACAGCCGACTATTCCTACAAAAGCCTGAATTTGCTGGAAACGGGAGCAACCGTAACCATTGAAGACAATCAGGGAAACCGGGAAACGCTGACCGAACAGGCACCCGGCGGTGTGTATCAGACGCGGGTGGGGGGCATTCAGGGCGTTGTAGGACGCAGTTATAAAGTAACGGTTGTGACTCAGGCTGGTAAACGCTATGAGTCAGATGCTGAAGTGCTGCGAGCGGCCCCTCCAATTCAGAAACTATACTATGAATACAGCGTAGAAGGTGAATCGGTTGTGAATGCCAAAAATCAGGGATGGAATGTTTATCTGGATACCAAAGATCCTGAAACGACGGGTGATTATTATAAATGGGACTGGCAACACTATGAACCGATTGATATTTGCTTTAAGCAGGAAACGAGAGAAGGTACGCTTGTTGGCTTAGACTGCTGTACACCCTGCTGGGATATTGTTCGTTGTTATAGCTGTATAAGTGTAAACTCCGACGTCAATATCAACGGGCAGGCCATCAGTCGTCAGTTTATTATGCGGGCGCCTTTTAAGTCGACCAGTCGCTATTACCTTGAGGTGCAGCAACAGGCTATCAGCAAAGGAGCTTATACGTTCTGGAAGAGTGTCCGGCAGCTAACAACCAACACGGGCGGGCTGTTCGATGCGGCTCCTGCCATTGTTCAGGGTAACGTTCGTTGCGTGAGCGACCCGGCCACAATGGCGTTTGGCTACTTCGGTGCGGCTGGGGTTTCAGAGCAATTTATTTATATAGATCGAAGCACAGGTCAGGGCGTTCCTGATCTCGATCCACCAGTAAGTGTGCCACAGCCGTCAGCTTGTGTGATCTGCGAAAATAATCTGTACAGAACGCGTAATAAACCTCGTTGGTGGGCCTACTGA
- a CDS encoding glycosyltransferase family 9 protein, which translates to MAPPVKILVLRFSSIGDIVLTTPVVRCLKQQLPGAEVHFCTKRAYQSIVDHNPYIDKRYFLEDSLSDLIRELRAERYDYVIDLHNNLRTRLIKLGLGAKSYSFDKLNLRKWFYVRWKVNAMPNVHIVDRYMATVQALGVQNDGRGLDFFIPYKDQVETEWLPDTHRHDYVAYAIGGQHATKKLPLLRMIELCWKIDHPIILLGGKEDREVGDEIVRAVGPRMIYNACGQYNLNQSASLLQGARVVFSHDTGLMHIAAALKKKVYSIWGNTTPQLGMYPYKTPYVVIEKTGLECRPCSKIGFDQCPLKHFKCMNELQFDFEVKELRKKKNLE; encoded by the coding sequence ATGGCTCCCCCGGTAAAAATTCTCGTTTTACGCTTCTCATCCATCGGCGATATTGTATTGACGACGCCTGTTGTACGGTGCCTGAAGCAGCAACTGCCGGGTGCCGAAGTGCATTTTTGCACGAAACGGGCCTACCAATCCATTGTTGATCATAACCCCTATATCGACAAACGGTATTTTCTGGAGGATAGCCTCAGTGACCTTATTCGAGAGTTACGGGCCGAACGGTACGACTATGTCATTGACTTGCATAACAATCTGCGTACGAGGCTGATCAAACTTGGCCTGGGAGCGAAATCATATAGTTTCGACAAGTTGAACCTGCGTAAGTGGTTCTATGTCCGGTGGAAAGTCAATGCCATGCCCAATGTGCATATTGTGGATCGGTATATGGCAACCGTGCAGGCGCTGGGCGTTCAGAATGATGGGCGGGGACTCGACTTTTTCATCCCCTACAAAGATCAGGTCGAAACCGAGTGGTTGCCCGATACGCATCGACACGATTATGTGGCATACGCCATCGGCGGGCAGCACGCAACCAAAAAGTTGCCGTTGCTACGCATGATTGAGCTTTGCTGGAAAATCGATCATCCAATTATTTTGCTGGGCGGTAAAGAAGACCGTGAGGTTGGTGATGAAATTGTCCGGGCCGTTGGTCCGCGAATGATTTATAATGCCTGCGGGCAGTATAACCTCAATCAGTCTGCGTCGTTATTGCAGGGTGCACGGGTCGTGTTTAGCCACGATACCGGGCTGATGCACATTGCAGCTGCTCTCAAAAAGAAGGTCTATTCAATCTGGGGAAACACCACTCCGCAACTGGGCATGTATCCCTACAAGACGCCTTATGTGGTGATCGAAAAAACGGGACTGGAGTGCCGCCCCTGTTCCAAAATCGGGTTTGACCAATGCCCGTTGAAGCACTTTAAATGCATGAACGAACTTCAGTTTGATTTCGAAGTAAAAGAGCTGCGGAAAAAAAAGAATCTGGAGTAG
- a CDS encoding nitrilase family protein: protein MENLRIATAQFENASGDKAYNLAMIRKLSEKAAQQGAQVVAFHECSVTGYTFARHLSKEQMLALAEYIPSGDSIQALTQIARDYDIVVLAGLFEKDQQDRLFKAYVCVGKDGLIAKYRKLHPFINPHLLPGDQYVVFELFGWTCGILICYDNNVIENVRATALLGADVIFMPHVTMGTPSPRPGAGFVDPVLWENRETDPTSVRLEFDGMKGRAWLLKWLPARAYDNGVYVVFSNPIGMDDDQLKNGCSMIIDPFGDSIAECRQLGNEVITATCNPEKLQLAGGHRYRNARRPELYRDILGQAHTAEQKVVWLKPDDTFTS, encoded by the coding sequence ATGGAAAATCTTCGTATTGCAACAGCCCAGTTCGAGAACGCCAGTGGCGACAAAGCGTATAATTTGGCCATGATTCGGAAGCTGTCAGAAAAGGCGGCCCAGCAGGGCGCTCAGGTCGTGGCGTTTCACGAATGCTCCGTTACTGGCTATACATTTGCCCGGCATTTATCCAAAGAACAAATGCTGGCTCTGGCTGAATACATACCCAGTGGCGACAGTATTCAGGCCCTGACGCAGATTGCGCGCGATTACGATATTGTTGTACTAGCCGGTTTATTTGAAAAAGATCAACAGGATCGACTATTCAAGGCTTATGTCTGCGTGGGAAAAGATGGACTGATTGCCAAATACCGAAAACTTCATCCGTTTATCAATCCTCACCTGCTCCCCGGCGATCAGTATGTGGTCTTTGAGTTATTCGGCTGGACATGCGGTATCCTGATCTGCTATGACAACAACGTCATCGAAAATGTACGAGCTACGGCTTTATTGGGAGCCGATGTCATTTTTATGCCCCATGTAACAATGGGAACACCTTCGCCCCGACCGGGTGCCGGATTCGTAGATCCAGTCCTGTGGGAAAACCGGGAAACAGATCCGACCTCTGTTCGGCTGGAGTTCGATGGGATGAAAGGCCGGGCCTGGTTATTGAAATGGCTCCCGGCCCGTGCCTATGACAATGGCGTGTATGTCGTTTTCTCGAATCCGATCGGTATGGACGATGATCAGTTAAAGAACGGTTGTTCGATGATCATCGATCCGTTTGGCGATAGTATAGCTGAGTGTCGGCAATTGGGTAATGAGGTGATAACGGCCACCTGCAATCCCGAAAAACTCCAACTGGCTGGTGGCCATCGGTATCGCAATGCACGGCGGCCCGAACTCTACCGCGACATACTTGGCCAGGCCCATACGGCCGAACAGAAAGTAGTCTGGTTGAAACCAGATGACACCTTTACCAGCTAA
- a CDS encoding AraC family transcriptional regulator yields MQLVPSPELSGLVKHYLIIENQVDHTPIYRFFPDGHTGFVFTYADPLTQYYVTDQPLTLPNSFVYGQANRYHTLLSGKKIGMLIVVLQPWGLHVLSGIPGNETTNNQISLSSVFGNDGSRLQEQILNDADNASRIKRIELFLLKHWQGLSYESVSVQAAIQRIHQTKGSTTVQELTRHLSVTERSLERRFDKVMGIRPKQFARIIRLQHCLKIHRENPALTLTELAYSTGYYDQAHFIREFTNLVGITPTQYDANAQRLAVNLMPLDPSIGT; encoded by the coding sequence ATGCAGCTAGTACCGTCTCCTGAGCTTTCTGGCCTCGTTAAGCATTACCTGATCATCGAAAACCAGGTAGACCATACGCCTATTTACCGTTTTTTTCCAGACGGGCACACTGGCTTTGTTTTCACGTATGCTGACCCGCTCACTCAATACTACGTTACTGACCAGCCGTTAACACTACCAAACAGCTTCGTTTACGGGCAGGCCAATCGCTACCATACCTTGCTTTCAGGCAAGAAAATAGGCATGCTGATCGTCGTTTTACAGCCCTGGGGATTACATGTACTTTCGGGTATACCCGGAAACGAAACGACGAATAACCAGATTAGCCTTTCCAGTGTGTTTGGCAATGACGGCAGCCGTTTGCAGGAGCAAATTCTAAATGACGCGGACAACGCAAGCCGAATTAAACGAATTGAGCTCTTTTTGCTCAAGCACTGGCAAGGGTTGTCTTACGAATCCGTTTCTGTTCAGGCGGCCATTCAACGCATTCATCAAACAAAAGGGTCAACGACTGTTCAGGAATTGACCAGGCACCTGAGTGTAACGGAACGAAGCCTCGAACGCCGATTCGACAAGGTTATGGGCATTCGTCCAAAGCAGTTTGCCCGAATCATTCGCTTACAGCATTGCCTTAAAATTCACCGAGAAAACCCTGCCCTCACGTTAACCGAATTGGCCTATAGCACCGGCTATTATGATCAGGCTCATTTCATTCGGGAGTTTACCAACCTTGTCGGCATCACCCCTACGCAATATGACGCCAATGCGCAGCGTCTGGCGGTCAATCTAATGCCTTTAGACCCTTCTATCGGCACTTAA
- a CDS encoding carbon-nitrogen hydrolase family protein, whose translation MTTFKTVKVGVVQATPALFDLAASVDLVISWIERAAQEGCQLLLFPESFIPCYPRGLTFDAILGRRTDKSRTIWLDYWANSIEVPSLSVSRISEAIKKAGLFTALGVTERDPIGGTLHCSLLYFGSDGTFLGQHRKLKPTGLERYIWGESDGSTLVSFDTGLGRIGGLICWENYMPLARMAMYQKGIEIYLAPTADSRDSWQATMQHIAMEGRCFVLASNQFVRKADYPDRYQPDLVDEPEIMSSGGSVIISPLGEILAGPLWNQEGLLTADLDFSILAKSKLDFDCIGHYSRNDVFKLEVVNQPPSMKIEG comes from the coding sequence ATGACAACGTTTAAAACCGTAAAAGTAGGCGTCGTGCAAGCCACTCCGGCTTTGTTTGACCTGGCAGCCAGCGTCGATCTGGTTATCTCCTGGATTGAGCGAGCTGCCCAGGAAGGCTGCCAGCTACTACTTTTTCCGGAATCATTTATTCCCTGTTACCCTCGCGGGTTGACGTTCGACGCCATTTTGGGTAGACGGACAGATAAAAGCCGAACCATATGGCTGGACTATTGGGCAAACAGCATTGAGGTGCCTTCTTTGTCGGTTAGTCGAATTAGTGAAGCCATCAAAAAAGCCGGACTCTTCACCGCACTCGGCGTAACTGAACGAGATCCGATTGGCGGTACGTTACATTGCTCGTTACTCTATTTTGGCAGCGACGGCACATTCCTGGGCCAACATCGTAAGCTCAAACCCACCGGCCTTGAGCGGTATATCTGGGGAGAAAGTGATGGTAGTACACTAGTCAGTTTTGACACGGGTCTGGGACGAATCGGCGGACTTATCTGCTGGGAAAATTACATGCCCTTAGCCCGCATGGCGATGTATCAGAAAGGCATTGAGATCTATCTGGCTCCCACCGCCGATTCCCGCGATAGCTGGCAGGCTACGATGCAACACATTGCGATGGAAGGCCGTTGTTTTGTTCTGGCCAGTAATCAGTTTGTCCGAAAAGCCGACTATCCGGATCGTTACCAGCCCGATCTGGTCGACGAGCCGGAGATCATGAGCAGTGGCGGTAGTGTGATCATTTCACCACTGGGCGAAATTCTGGCCGGACCGCTCTGGAATCAGGAGGGTCTACTTACGGCTGATCTTGATTTTTCGATCCTGGCAAAGAGTAAATTAGATTTTGATTGTATAGGCCATTATTCGCGAAACGACGTTTTTAAGTTAGAGGTAGTGAATCAACCACCCAGTATGAAAATTGAAGGCTAA
- a CDS encoding molybdopterin molybdotransferase MoeA, which translates to MLSVADAFAITQQHLLTLPAESIPVTEATGRVLREAVRADRDFPPFDRIAMDGIGISFAAYASGQRTFPIIGRQFAGQPPQTLPDPTACLEVMTGAMLPLEVDTVIRYEDVTIADGRATITLNDIEQGQHIHRRATDRQAGDELVRVGMLLGPSAIAVATSVGQAMLSVTALPRVALISTGDELVDVDEAPLPYQIRRSNTYMLRAALLSLGIKATLHHIIDDEQVLADNLAKLLAENDLLILSGGVSAGKADFVPAVLAQLGIQKQFHQIAQRPGKPLWFGTTSQKTVFALPGNPVSTVLCAYRYVMPYLRASLGLVSAAPQYAQLAKPITFRPDITYFLPVRLTSEPDGRTLAHPLPGSGSADFANLLDADAFMELPADRSEFGVGEAFPVWGK; encoded by the coding sequence ATGCTTTCCGTTGCCGACGCGTTTGCCATTACTCAACAGCACCTATTGACGCTGCCCGCAGAGTCTATTCCAGTCACCGAAGCCACTGGCCGCGTACTGCGCGAAGCCGTTCGTGCCGACCGTGATTTCCCGCCATTCGACCGAATTGCGATGGATGGCATTGGGATTTCGTTTGCGGCCTATGCATCGGGCCAGCGCACATTTCCAATTATTGGCAGACAGTTTGCCGGGCAACCACCACAAACGCTGCCCGACCCAACGGCCTGCCTGGAGGTGATGACCGGAGCCATGCTTCCCCTGGAAGTCGATACGGTTATTCGGTACGAGGACGTAACAATTGCCGACGGTCGGGCAACGATTACACTCAATGACATTGAACAGGGGCAACATATTCATCGACGCGCTACGGACCGACAGGCTGGAGATGAATTAGTACGCGTGGGTATGTTACTTGGCCCGTCGGCCATTGCCGTAGCGACTTCAGTAGGTCAGGCAATGCTATCGGTTACGGCCCTTCCCCGCGTAGCGTTGATTTCAACCGGCGATGAATTAGTCGATGTGGATGAAGCGCCTTTACCCTATCAGATTCGGCGCTCGAACACCTATATGCTTCGAGCCGCTTTGCTATCGTTGGGCATCAAGGCAACACTACACCATATAATTGATGACGAACAGGTGCTAGCCGATAACTTAGCGAAGCTGCTGGCAGAAAACGACCTATTGATTTTAAGTGGAGGTGTGTCGGCGGGAAAAGCTGATTTTGTACCCGCAGTACTGGCACAACTGGGCATTCAGAAACAATTCCATCAAATAGCCCAGCGTCCCGGAAAACCCCTGTGGTTTGGAACAACGTCGCAAAAAACCGTCTTTGCCTTACCCGGCAATCCGGTTTCAACGGTGCTCTGTGCCTATCGTTATGTGATGCCTTACCTGCGAGCGTCGCTCGGTTTGGTCAGTGCCGCTCCTCAGTATGCTCAACTGGCGAAACCCATCACGTTCCGTCCCGATATCACTTATTTTTTGCCGGTTCGACTAACCTCTGAACCGGATGGCCGGACACTGGCGCACCCACTCCCCGGCTCCGGCTCCGCCGATTTTGCCAATTTATTAGACGCCGATGCGTTTATGGAATTACCTGCCGACCGGTCAGAGTTTGGCGTCGGAGAAGCGTTTCCGGTATGGGGCAAATGA
- the moaC gene encoding cyclic pyranopterin monophosphate synthase MoaC, with the protein MDSLSHLNASGNPAMVDVGAKAISRRTARAQSVVVLGLEIMQHLTQSGSTGADIQTRKGPVFQTAIIAGTMAAKRTDDLIPLCHSLGLDNCQITITTDGPDAIVDCLVSTEGKTGVEMEALVGASVAALTIYDMCKALSHDIIIRETKLMEKTGGKRDFKRE; encoded by the coding sequence ATGGATTCTCTTTCTCACCTCAACGCCAGTGGAAATCCGGCGATGGTTGACGTTGGCGCGAAGGCAATAAGTCGTCGCACGGCCCGCGCCCAAAGTGTCGTTGTTTTAGGGCTTGAAATCATGCAGCATCTGACCCAGTCTGGATCGACCGGGGCCGATATTCAAACGCGGAAAGGCCCCGTATTCCAGACGGCCATAATTGCCGGAACCATGGCCGCCAAACGCACCGATGACCTGATTCCTCTCTGCCATTCACTGGGGCTGGATAACTGTCAGATCACGATTACGACCGATGGGCCAGACGCTATTGTGGACTGTCTTGTCTCGACGGAAGGCAAAACCGGTGTTGAAATGGAAGCGCTGGTTGGCGCATCGGTAGCGGCTTTAACGATCTACGATATGTGTAAGGCCCTCTCGCATGACATTATCATCAGAGAAACCAAATTGATGGAAAAAACGGGTGGGAAACGGGATTTCAAACGTGAATAA
- a CDS encoding NTP transferase domain-containing protein: MNKSGADSINGLVLIGGKSIRMGQDKSVLAYHDKPQREHLTDLLQDYCSTVFWSVNRHQAAELADVEQPLIVDTFDNIVGPLNGILSAFQVMPDAAWLVVACDMPLLTAQSIHALVAGRDPAKHATAFYDSDGRFPEPLLSIWEPSIWPILQKAIGEGAYSPRRILMMNDVHLLTAPNNRELVNINDPAAKEALKHQQ; the protein is encoded by the coding sequence GTGAATAAGTCTGGGGCGGATTCTATCAACGGCCTTGTGCTGATTGGTGGGAAAAGTATACGGATGGGGCAGGATAAATCGGTGCTGGCCTATCACGATAAACCCCAGCGCGAACACCTGACCGATTTGCTTCAGGATTATTGCAGCACGGTCTTCTGGTCGGTCAATCGCCATCAGGCCGCAGAACTGGCCGATGTGGAGCAACCCTTGATTGTCGATACGTTCGACAACATTGTCGGGCCGCTCAATGGCATTCTGTCGGCGTTTCAGGTGATGCCCGATGCGGCCTGGCTGGTTGTTGCCTGCGATATGCCACTGCTGACGGCTCAGTCGATTCATGCGTTGGTGGCAGGGCGTGATCCCGCGAAACATGCTACCGCTTTCTATGACTCCGACGGTCGGTTTCCTGAACCGTTGCTGAGTATTTGGGAACCTTCTATCTGGCCGATTTTGCAAAAGGCCATTGGTGAGGGAGCGTATTCACCCCGCCGAATTTTGATGATGAATGATGTCCATCTATTAACTGCCCCCAACAATCGTGAGTTAGTGAACATCAATGACCCGGCCGCGAAAGAAGCCCTGAAACATCAGCAGTGA
- a CDS encoding DUF6992 family protein yields MNLLRDWLFTATTVFFCAAAQAQRASPSPALRDFSEQRIRHQKTLGFALGGYALANIAAGSIAAGQTSGETKYVHQMNVYWNLFNLGIAGIGLLGSRKANAKNETLAQAIKRHETMKQVLLLNAGLDVAYVVGGAYLRERSHSHPDKSDQLQGYGKSIMLQGGFLLAFDLVNYFVFKSRGDKQEIKLISAGPMGVGLVIPIR; encoded by the coding sequence ATGAACCTGCTCAGAGACTGGTTGTTTACGGCAACCACTGTATTTTTTTGCGCAGCGGCACAGGCTCAGCGCGCTTCACCATCGCCAGCATTACGCGACTTCAGCGAACAGCGTATTCGGCATCAGAAAACGCTTGGCTTTGCGCTGGGTGGCTACGCGCTGGCTAACATCGCGGCTGGAAGTATTGCAGCCGGACAAACCTCGGGCGAGACGAAATATGTTCACCAGATGAATGTGTATTGGAACCTGTTCAATTTGGGCATTGCCGGAATTGGTTTGCTGGGCTCACGGAAAGCCAATGCCAAAAACGAAACGTTAGCGCAGGCCATAAAGCGGCATGAAACGATGAAGCAGGTCTTACTCCTGAATGCCGGTTTGGATGTTGCCTACGTGGTGGGCGGAGCCTATTTGCGCGAACGCAGTCATTCGCATCCCGACAAAAGCGATCAGTTGCAGGGCTATGGTAAGTCGATCATGCTTCAGGGTGGATTTTTGCTGGCGTTCGATCTGGTCAATTATTTTGTGTTTAAAAGTCGTGGTGATAAACAGGAAATTAAGCTCATTTCGGCCGGGCCAATGGGCGTGGGGCTGGTTATCCCGATCAGGTAG
- a CDS encoding aminoglycoside 6-adenylyltransferase: MQTILQPFQTFIDKAIERIQNDPETIGLAIGGSWITKTIDTYSDLDLVLVTNQPIAHDLNQMRSYASRFGTMLSSFRGDHVGELRLLIALYESPLLHVDIKFLTLPEFYQRVEDPVIVWERDGLLTSVIQQSEAQYPPFDFQWTEDRFWIWVHYAALKIGRGEYFEAMDFLSFVRNVVLGPMLHLKKGGLPRGVRRIETMADPADLETLRSTIARPDRDSLLDSLKACIRLYSELRDLLAPDTVHRHDAAQMAVQNYLTTL; encoded by the coding sequence ATGCAAACGATTTTACAACCTTTCCAGACGTTTATCGACAAAGCCATTGAGCGTATCCAGAATGACCCCGAAACCATCGGGTTAGCCATTGGGGGTTCCTGGATTACGAAGACTATCGACACGTATTCCGATCTTGACCTGGTGTTGGTGACCAACCAGCCAATTGCCCATGATCTGAACCAGATGCGATCTTATGCGTCCCGCTTTGGCACAATGCTGTCGTCGTTTCGGGGTGATCATGTTGGTGAACTCCGTTTACTGATTGCCTTGTATGAGTCACCGTTGCTGCACGTTGACATTAAATTTCTGACTCTTCCTGAATTTTATCAGCGCGTTGAAGATCCAGTAATTGTTTGGGAGCGTGATGGCCTGCTGACGTCGGTTATTCAGCAATCAGAAGCTCAATATCCTCCTTTCGATTTCCAATGGACGGAAGACCGTTTCTGGATTTGGGTTCATTATGCGGCATTGAAAATTGGCAGGGGGGAGTATTTTGAAGCAATGGATTTTCTTTCTTTTGTGCGAAATGTCGTACTTGGCCCGATGCTACACTTGAAAAAAGGTGGACTGCCCAGAGGAGTAAGGCGGATTGAAACAATGGCCGATCCGGCTGATCTGGAAACCTTGCGTAGCACAATCGCCAGACCCGACCGGGACTCATTGCTTGACAGTTTAAAGGCGTGCATTCGTTTATACAGTGAGTTGCGCGATTTGCTTGCTCCAGATACAGTACACAGACACGACGCGGCACAGATGGCCGTTCAGAATTATTTGACGACACTTTAA